Proteins encoded within one genomic window of Sphingomonas cannabina:
- a CDS encoding TonB-dependent receptor, producing the protein MTVRRFLGSMCGAAALAMAAAPAPAQQVAEQAYDLPAQPLGDALRAVAVASGTSIIAPAVLVAGKTAPALSGQFTPAVAVALLLRGSGLRARQVGGDLIVEQDSAEQDADASTSDILVTGSRIRGAAVASPVIGIDREQVRDAGQATLGDVVRAIPQSFGGGQNPGIGMNVPSGSGVDVGGGSSVNLRGLGSDASLTLLNGRRLAYTAVKQSVDVSAIPLSAIERIEVVPDGASAIYGSDAVAGVANILLRRDYEGVEASARVAASTEGGNVEQQYGALAGTRWSGGGALVAYQYGDNTAIRARDRSYAARRSPGLDLYPAMRQHSAIATAHQSLGSGLSFEIDGLYNIRWSDLTFPTTPTGDLHEGRATFSSVDKAFAIAPAFRLELAHDWQVTLSGNYGKDRVDYRQVECALDACRDSGPGFYRNTAQGFELSGSGKLFALPGGAAKLALGGGYRSIGFRRYSAANAAINTAHAQESYYGFGELSLPLIGPGEHVPFVHRIDASAALRYERYPGIDDVVTPKLGLIWSVSPDIDFKASWGKSFRTPTLYQQYQPRAVYLYPPAALGATGAPPGSGALLIVGGNPDLKPERATTWSATLALHPRALPGARLEISYFDVAYHDRIVAPITLGREALSNPIYRDQITLDPGAEDQAAVIAGAGTFLNLTGTPYDPAHVIAIVDNANVNAGRQTARGVDVLASYSASIASNQTLTVSANLAYLDSTQQLSPDQPVLPLAGVIFNPPHWRGRATAGWSGGPLTLTAAVNHVGGVRDVRFDPAVSIDRMTTFDLTARYRVEAITPVFDGLDLTLSVQNLFNDEPDPIAVSIPYDTPYDSTNYSPVGRLVAFQVRASW; encoded by the coding sequence ATGACGGTCCGACGATTTCTCGGGAGTATGTGCGGCGCCGCAGCGCTGGCGATGGCGGCGGCGCCCGCACCCGCGCAGCAGGTGGCTGAACAGGCCTATGACCTTCCAGCACAGCCGCTTGGCGACGCGCTGCGCGCGGTGGCGGTCGCGTCCGGCACCAGCATCATCGCGCCAGCGGTGCTGGTGGCCGGCAAGACCGCGCCGGCGTTGTCGGGCCAATTCACGCCGGCGGTTGCGGTTGCACTGCTGCTGCGCGGCTCGGGCCTGCGAGCACGGCAGGTCGGCGGCGACCTGATCGTCGAGCAGGACTCCGCGGAGCAGGACGCCGATGCCAGCACCTCGGATATCCTGGTGACCGGCTCGCGCATCCGCGGTGCTGCGGTCGCGTCGCCAGTGATCGGCATCGATCGGGAGCAGGTTCGCGACGCAGGCCAGGCGACCCTCGGCGATGTCGTGCGTGCGATTCCGCAGAGCTTCGGCGGCGGGCAGAACCCGGGGATCGGCATGAACGTCCCCTCCGGGAGCGGTGTCGATGTCGGTGGCGGCTCGTCGGTCAACCTTCGCGGGCTCGGCAGCGACGCGTCGCTTACGCTGCTGAATGGCCGCCGGCTCGCCTATACGGCCGTCAAGCAGAGCGTAGACGTCTCCGCGATTCCGCTGAGCGCGATAGAGCGGATCGAAGTCGTGCCCGACGGTGCGTCGGCGATCTACGGCTCCGATGCTGTCGCCGGGGTGGCGAACATCCTCCTCCGGCGTGACTATGAGGGCGTGGAAGCCAGCGCGCGTGTCGCGGCGTCGACCGAAGGCGGCAATGTCGAGCAGCAATATGGCGCGCTCGCCGGCACGCGCTGGTCAGGCGGCGGGGCACTGGTCGCCTATCAATATGGCGACAACACCGCGATCCGTGCGCGCGATCGCTCCTATGCCGCGCGCCGCTCGCCCGGTCTCGACCTTTATCCGGCGATGCGCCAGCACAGTGCCATCGCGACCGCGCACCAGTCGCTCGGGTCTGGGCTCTCGTTCGAGATCGACGGCCTCTACAACATCCGCTGGAGTGACCTCACCTTTCCGACCACGCCGACCGGCGATCTTCACGAGGGGCGGGCGACCTTCTCGTCGGTGGACAAGGCCTTCGCGATCGCGCCGGCCTTTCGCCTGGAACTTGCGCACGACTGGCAGGTCACGCTCAGCGGCAACTATGGAAAGGACCGCGTCGATTATCGGCAGGTCGAGTGTGCGCTCGATGCCTGCAGGGATTCGGGGCCGGGCTTCTATCGAAACACGGCACAGGGTTTCGAGCTCAGCGGCAGCGGCAAGCTGTTTGCGCTGCCGGGCGGCGCCGCGAAACTGGCGCTCGGCGGCGGCTATCGGTCGATCGGCTTCCGGCGCTATTCCGCCGCCAATGCCGCGATCAACACGGCGCATGCGCAGGAGAGCTATTACGGGTTCGGCGAGCTCAGTCTCCCGCTGATCGGGCCTGGCGAGCACGTGCCGTTCGTGCACCGCATCGATGCCAGCGCGGCGCTACGCTACGAGCGCTATCCCGGCATCGACGACGTCGTGACACCGAAGCTCGGCCTGATCTGGTCCGTCAGCCCGGATATCGACTTCAAGGCGAGCTGGGGCAAATCCTTCCGCACGCCGACGCTCTATCAGCAGTATCAGCCGCGGGCGGTCTATCTCTATCCGCCGGCGGCGCTGGGCGCCACCGGTGCGCCTCCGGGGTCGGGCGCGCTCCTCATCGTTGGAGGCAATCCCGACCTCAAGCCGGAGCGGGCGACGACCTGGTCGGCGACGCTCGCACTGCATCCGCGCGCCCTCCCCGGGGCACGTCTTGAGATCAGCTATTTCGACGTGGCCTATCACGACCGCATCGTCGCGCCGATCACGCTTGGACGCGAGGCGTTGAGCAATCCGATCTATCGTGACCAGATCACCCTCGATCCGGGCGCGGAGGACCAGGCTGCGGTGATCGCCGGCGCCGGCACGTTCCTCAACCTGACCGGCACGCCCTATGACCCGGCGCATGTGATTGCGATCGTCGACAATGCGAACGTCAATGCAGGTCGTCAGACCGCGCGCGGGGTCGACGTGCTCGCCAGTTACAGCGCGTCGATCGCATCGAACCAGACGCTCACCGTCTCGGCCAACCTTGCCTATCTGGACAGCACACAGCAGCTCAGTCCGGACCAGCCGGTCCTGCCGCTCGCCGGCGTGATCTTCAATCCGCCGCATTGGCGCGGCCGCGCGACCGCCGGATGGTCGGGCGGACCGCTGACGCTGACCGCGGCAGTCAATCATGTCGGTGGGGTGCGCGACGTGCGGTTCGATCCGGCGGTTTCGATCGACAGGATGACCACCTTCGACCTGACCGCGCGCTACCGGGTCGAGGCGATCACGCCGGTGTTCGACGGTCTCGACCTGACCCTTTCGGTCCAGAACCTGTTCAACGATGAACCCGATCCGATCGCGGTCTCGATTCCCTACGACACGCCCTATGATTCGACCAACTACTCGCCGGTCGGGCGGCTGGTCGCGTTCCAGGTGCGCGCGTCATGGTGA
- a CDS encoding transcriptional regulator domain-containing protein, with amino-acid sequence MWEWLRRDPDYIAWHARASVATRGVSGIGPDPSRWGLHFR; translated from the coding sequence ATGTGGGAATGGCTGCGCCGCGATCCGGACTATATCGCTTGGCATGCTCGCGCGAGCGTCGCGACGCGCGGTGTATCCGGCATCGGTCCCGATCCTTCGCGATGGGGCCTTCACTTTCGCTGA
- a CDS encoding asparagine synthase-related protein: protein MRTRYAAAIFPGGSAQAEPARTGIEAALPASFSLVFGAGGVLLFSDRPESCLRLPGAAIVGEIFARGEAKPCRSLGPDTSIAIERSCGETLVEAYWGAYVAVVINSSGATTLVRAPFGDLGCYYLRSGAALLVASDLPLLCAIANVERRLDVPALARHIAYPEWRSHETCLSEVSELRGGDSLRITPDGITPRAIWSPWRFVAEELQIDDPHDAARRVCDAIQLSVRARTRNRTCLLLLSGGLDSAIVAAVLAEANADFSGLNLIANDAASDEWRYASLAAQSLGIDLECRRFALDKIDVRRSGAAEMPYPVHRCFTQALDDIAIEVAEARGAELIVDGGGGDNVFFGLRSVSILADCLLTSGFDQRFWIAARALGDLAQTGTATLLRRTIARAWFRSRPPHLAPNLAFLSADAKAAALARERHPWFAPPPGVLPGRASHIALLAPAQNLVEALQAQARYPSMSPLVSQPVVETCLRVPSWSWIAPGRNRAAARRAFETSLPPAIIDRRSKGAPTGFVAAIFEQNRSVIRNMLLGGALAEAGLLDRRAVADALDHSGPTRDFGFVRIMELVDAEAWARAQD, encoded by the coding sequence ATGCGCACCCGCTACGCCGCCGCGATCTTCCCGGGCGGATCTGCGCAGGCAGAACCGGCGAGAACCGGGATCGAAGCGGCGCTTCCAGCATCGTTCTCGCTCGTTTTCGGCGCCGGCGGCGTCCTTCTGTTCAGCGATCGTCCGGAGAGCTGCCTCAGGTTGCCGGGTGCGGCCATCGTCGGAGAGATCTTCGCGCGCGGTGAGGCGAAACCGTGCCGGTCGTTGGGTCCCGACACATCGATCGCCATCGAACGCTCGTGCGGCGAAACGCTCGTCGAGGCCTACTGGGGTGCCTATGTCGCCGTCGTCATCAATTCCAGCGGTGCAACAACCCTGGTGCGCGCGCCCTTCGGCGACCTCGGCTGCTATTACCTTCGCTCCGGCGCTGCCCTGCTCGTCGCGTCCGATCTCCCGCTGCTGTGCGCGATCGCCAATGTTGAACGCCGCCTCGATGTCCCGGCTCTCGCACGCCACATCGCCTATCCCGAATGGCGTTCGCACGAGACCTGTCTCAGCGAGGTGTCGGAGCTGCGCGGCGGCGACAGCCTGCGGATCACACCTGACGGGATCACGCCGCGGGCGATCTGGTCGCCTTGGCGGTTCGTTGCCGAGGAGCTGCAGATCGACGATCCGCACGACGCTGCCCGGCGCGTGTGTGATGCGATACAGCTCTCCGTCAGGGCACGGACAAGGAACAGGACATGCCTGCTCCTGCTTTCGGGCGGCCTCGATTCTGCGATCGTCGCGGCGGTGCTCGCCGAGGCAAATGCCGATTTCAGCGGTCTCAATCTGATCGCGAATGACGCCGCAAGCGACGAGTGGCGCTACGCGAGCCTGGCTGCCCAATCCCTCGGAATCGACCTCGAGTGCCGCCGCTTCGCGCTGGACAAGATCGACGTTCGCCGTTCCGGCGCCGCGGAGATGCCCTACCCGGTGCATCGCTGCTTCACTCAGGCGCTCGACGACATCGCGATCGAAGTGGCCGAAGCCCGGGGCGCCGAGTTGATCGTCGACGGCGGCGGCGGCGACAATGTGTTCTTCGGCTTGCGCAGCGTCAGCATTCTCGCCGATTGCCTGCTCACGAGCGGCTTCGATCAACGCTTCTGGATCGCGGCGCGCGCGCTCGGCGACCTCGCCCAAACGGGAACGGCGACCTTGCTGCGTAGGACGATTGCGCGCGCCTGGTTTCGCTCACGTCCGCCCCATCTCGCGCCGAACCTCGCCTTCCTGTCCGCGGATGCCAAGGCAGCCGCGTTGGCGCGTGAGCGCCACCCCTGGTTCGCGCCGCCGCCAGGCGTGCTGCCGGGACGCGCCAGCCATATCGCCCTGCTGGCGCCGGCGCAGAACCTCGTCGAGGCATTGCAGGCGCAGGCGCGCTATCCGTCAATGTCTCCCCTGGTCAGCCAACCGGTCGTCGAAACGTGCCTGCGCGTCCCGAGCTGGTCATGGATCGCCCCAGGCCGAAACCGCGCGGCGGCACGCCGGGCCTTCGAGACCAGCCTTCCACCCGCAATCATCGACCGCCGCTCCAAGGGGGCACCGACCGGCTTCGTCGCGGCGATCTTCGAGCAGAACCGGTCTGTCATCCGGAACATGCTGCTCGGCGGCGCGCTGGCCGAAGCGGGACTCCTTGACAGGCGCGCCGTCGCCGATGCGCTGGATCATAGCGGGCCGACCCGCGACTTCGGCTTCGTGCGGATCATGGAACTGGTCGACGCTGAGGCCTGGGCTCGCGCGCAGGATTAG
- a CDS encoding phytanoyl-CoA dioxygenase family protein, whose translation MTNAHDDIVAAWCTELRCEGWCIIPDALPPATIAALDADLAETFERTPFCKGGFYGATTKRFGRLLARSAHAAALVQHSVILGITEAILSPWCDCIQLNTTQAIAVHPGAPAQFPHRDQDMWAAPKGEIEYLVNVIWPLTPFRAENGATRIWPRSHGAQALLPEPDRAPVAAEMAPGSAVVFLGSTLHSAGANESGEVRRGVVVGYSLGWLKPYENPWLAYPPEVARRLSPELAALAGYRQHRPNLGNFEGQCPSVLLGDYAGEPLAAVDALRPDQQAMINAYAEEQADVR comes from the coding sequence ATGACCAACGCCCACGACGATATCGTCGCCGCATGGTGCACCGAGCTCCGGTGCGAGGGCTGGTGCATCATCCCCGATGCGCTGCCGCCGGCAACGATCGCCGCGCTAGATGCCGACCTTGCCGAGACCTTCGAACGTACGCCGTTCTGCAAGGGCGGCTTCTATGGCGCGACCACCAAAAGGTTTGGACGGCTGCTGGCGCGATCCGCCCACGCCGCTGCGCTCGTCCAGCATTCTGTCATTCTCGGCATCACCGAGGCGATCCTCAGTCCCTGGTGCGATTGCATCCAACTCAACACGACACAGGCGATCGCCGTCCATCCTGGTGCGCCCGCGCAGTTTCCGCACCGGGACCAAGACATGTGGGCAGCCCCCAAGGGCGAGATCGAATATCTGGTCAACGTGATCTGGCCGCTCACGCCGTTTCGCGCCGAGAACGGCGCGACACGGATCTGGCCGCGTAGCCACGGAGCGCAGGCGCTTCTGCCCGAACCTGACCGCGCGCCGGTCGCTGCCGAGATGGCGCCCGGATCGGCAGTCGTGTTCCTCGGATCGACCCTGCACAGCGCAGGAGCGAACGAGAGCGGTGAAGTTCGCCGAGGAGTCGTGGTCGGCTACTCGCTGGGCTGGCTCAAACCTTATGAAAACCCCTGGCTCGCCTATCCGCCGGAGGTCGCCCGGCGCTTGTCACCTGAGCTTGCCGCCCTCGCCGGCTACCGTCAGCATCGTCCCAATCTCGGGAATTTCGAGGGACAATGCCCGTCGGTGCTGCTCGGTGACTATGCCGGCGAGCCGCTTGCCGCCGTGGATGCACTGCGACCCGACCAGCAGGCAATGATCAATGCCTACGCCGAAGAACAGGCTGATGTCCGATGA
- a CDS encoding LuxR family transcriptional regulator: MDIHLTAMQLIRIVEGVRSVDDMTAAMAIVAARLGFQYFALSHHVDVAAVGNAIRIHNYPARWADYYDRQALGVSDPVHRASHVTSVGFCWSRMPQMIPLTAKDRRVLALGREEGIGDGFTVPAHVPGEARGSCSFANEANQPMPQDMLPVAQLAGAFAFEAARRLWTTRGHLPIPPPPALTDRQRECVLWAARGKGDWEISRILGVSEETVARHVKMACERYDLSKRTSLIARVLFDGTITFSDIFGR, encoded by the coding sequence ATGGACATACATCTGACGGCGATGCAGCTCATCCGCATCGTCGAGGGGGTCCGCAGCGTCGACGACATGACGGCCGCGATGGCGATCGTGGCGGCGCGGCTGGGCTTTCAATATTTCGCGCTTAGCCACCACGTCGATGTCGCCGCGGTGGGCAATGCCATCCGCATCCACAACTATCCGGCACGGTGGGCCGACTATTATGACCGGCAGGCGCTGGGCGTCTCCGATCCTGTCCACCGTGCCAGCCATGTGACCAGCGTTGGCTTCTGCTGGTCGCGCATGCCTCAGATGATTCCACTGACCGCCAAGGACCGACGCGTTCTCGCGCTTGGGCGCGAGGAGGGAATCGGCGACGGCTTCACCGTGCCGGCGCATGTGCCCGGCGAGGCCCGCGGCTCCTGCTCGTTCGCCAACGAAGCGAACCAGCCAATGCCGCAGGACATGCTGCCGGTTGCGCAGCTTGCCGGTGCCTTCGCGTTCGAAGCCGCGCGGCGCCTGTGGACCACGCGTGGGCATCTGCCGATACCGCCGCCGCCCGCGCTCACCGACCGGCAACGCGAATGCGTGCTGTGGGCGGCGCGCGGCAAGGGCGACTGGGAGATCAGCCGCATCCTGGGCGTCAGCGAGGAAACAGTTGCCCGGCACGTCAAGATGGCGTGCGAGCGTTACGATCTGAGCAAGCGGACATCGCTGATCGCCCGGGTCCTGTTCGACGGAACGATCACCTTCAGCGATATTTTCGGCCGCTGA
- a CDS encoding lasso peptide biosynthesis B2 protein, which translates to MSFGLRPGVSFCRADDRLVFLDLSADRYFCLSEPIERSFARLVERGHGDVSSDLIPLRRSGILTEQPGCAPLAPCTPPQVPEASLLDAPLPHVSTPSILAALGSLASSRTRLKLLGLRRSLAAIGRGKAKLREPGEAEVSKRLLRTVAAFRGAEGIVSALDNCLTRSVAVSGRLLRQGVSTNVVIGVRLGPFNAHCWVQREGYLVNDRFDMVRMFTPILVI; encoded by the coding sequence ATGTCCTTTGGCCTTCGCCCCGGCGTCTCCTTCTGCCGTGCCGACGATCGCCTGGTCTTTCTCGACCTTTCCGCCGACCGTTACTTCTGCCTGTCCGAGCCGATCGAAAGAAGCTTCGCCCGGCTGGTCGAACGCGGTCACGGCGATGTTTCGTCCGACCTTATACCCCTGCGCCGTAGCGGCATCCTGACCGAGCAGCCGGGATGCGCGCCGCTCGCACCGTGCACGCCTCCGCAAGTTCCCGAAGCGAGCCTGCTCGATGCGCCGCTCCCGCATGTCAGCACGCCGTCGATATTGGCGGCGCTGGGCAGCCTCGCGAGCAGCCGCACGCGATTGAAGTTGCTGGGTCTTCGCCGGTCTCTGGCAGCGATCGGCCGCGGCAAGGCAAAGCTCCGTGAGCCCGGTGAGGCGGAGGTATCGAAGCGGCTGCTTCGGACGGTCGCTGCATTCCGAGGCGCGGAAGGCATCGTCAGCGCCCTCGACAATTGCCTGACCCGATCGGTCGCGGTGTCCGGACGGCTGCTCAGGCAAGGCGTATCGACGAACGTGGTCATCGGCGTCCGGCTAGGGCCGTTCAATGCCCATTGCTGGGTCCAGCGCGAGGGCTACCTGGTGAACGACCGGTTCGACATGGTCCGCATGTTCACGCCGATCCTGGTGATCTGA
- a CDS encoding benenodin family lasso peptide codes for MEREDDVIELGTASIETKGSVGLPIDLRNGQEPFGLAND; via the coding sequence ATGGAACGCGAAGATGATGTGATCGAGCTCGGCACCGCGAGCATCGAAACCAAGGGCAGCGTGGGCCTGCCGATCGACCTCCGGAACGGCCAGGAGCCGTTCGGCCTTGCCAACGACTGA
- a CDS encoding Atxe2 family lasso peptide isopeptidase has protein sequence MVRGAFALLAPLAATTAPTAASAACTGILPVATEQSQPARAISTRDLIEMREIGSPDSASFASPSPFAVSPDGTRVAYVVNQANLAANGYCRALVVSVIRGAAPPRAVDRGGELIKLVDVQQGFYLPAGATAVVVPVWSPDGRSLAYLRRDAGRTRAWVAAADGSSARPVSQAEVDVVAVAWSGDGTRLIYGTQKDQAALERAIDAEGQRGWLYDERVTPEISARPRLRATDARDVFAADLATGQVRPAQPEDDARLRSAPPSSWMVDPASTAPDGRRAWVERDAASPMAPSVLMAAGLAGTTIRCGSASCSNGILSIWWDQGAVLFLRREGWNKGTMALYRWKPGPKEPVAVLRTEDVLHGCVMAPRELVCTRENSRTPRRVVAIDVRSGAGRELFDPNPEFAGIRLGQVRRLEWRNAYGLEAWGDLVLPPDYRPGTRLPMVVVQYHSDGFLRGGTGDEYPIFLLAERGFAVLSVERVPFFASAFPDLKSWDAIIAVNQKDWSERRSLLSSVLTGVRLAIDQGYADLRRVGITGLSDGASTVAFALIHSGVFAAAAMSTCCTEPNTTMTYGGIAWADWLRSIGYPSATSDDRAFWRDMSLAQNAARIDTPLLMQLSDVEFRLGLEAFSALREQGKPVEMYVFPDEAHTKWQPVHRRAVYERNLDWFSFWLQGREDAGSAKGEQYARWRRMREAARQRPEAAANPAREPRPQRRPVP, from the coding sequence ATGGTGAGGGGGGCTTTCGCGTTGCTGGCGCCGCTCGCCGCCACCACGGCTCCGACCGCCGCCAGCGCGGCGTGTACGGGGATTCTTCCCGTCGCGACGGAGCAGTCGCAGCCGGCGCGTGCGATCTCCACGCGCGATCTTATCGAGATGCGCGAGATCGGCAGCCCCGACTCGGCCTCGTTCGCCAGCCCCAGCCCCTTTGCCGTATCGCCCGACGGGACGCGTGTCGCGTACGTCGTCAACCAGGCGAACCTCGCCGCCAACGGCTATTGCCGCGCGCTGGTGGTGAGCGTCATTCGCGGCGCGGCGCCGCCGCGCGCGGTCGACCGCGGCGGCGAGCTCATCAAGCTGGTCGACGTCCAGCAGGGGTTCTACCTGCCGGCCGGCGCCACTGCGGTGGTCGTGCCGGTGTGGTCACCCGATGGGCGGAGCCTCGCCTATCTGCGCCGCGACGCCGGCCGGACCCGGGCCTGGGTGGCCGCGGCGGACGGGAGCAGCGCCCGTCCGGTTTCGCAGGCGGAGGTCGACGTGGTCGCGGTTGCGTGGAGCGGCGATGGCACGCGCCTGATCTATGGCACGCAGAAGGATCAGGCGGCGCTTGAGCGTGCGATCGACGCGGAAGGCCAGCGGGGATGGCTGTACGACGAGCGCGTCACTCCTGAAATCTCGGCGCGACCGCGGCTGCGCGCCACCGACGCGCGCGATGTCTTCGCGGCCGACCTTGCGACTGGGCAGGTCCGCCCGGCTCAGCCGGAGGACGATGCGCGCCTCAGGAGCGCGCCGCCGTCCAGCTGGATGGTCGATCCTGCATCGACCGCGCCCGATGGTCGCCGCGCGTGGGTCGAGCGTGACGCTGCCTCGCCGATGGCACCATCTGTCCTGATGGCGGCCGGGCTGGCGGGTACGACGATCCGCTGCGGCAGCGCATCATGCTCGAACGGTATCCTCTCGATCTGGTGGGACCAAGGCGCAGTGCTGTTCCTGCGCAGGGAGGGCTGGAACAAGGGAACGATGGCGCTCTATCGCTGGAAACCGGGGCCTAAGGAGCCGGTCGCGGTGCTGCGCACCGAGGACGTGCTCCATGGCTGCGTCATGGCGCCGCGCGAGCTCGTCTGTACGCGCGAGAACAGCCGGACCCCGCGCCGCGTGGTCGCGATCGACGTCAGGAGCGGGGCTGGCCGCGAGCTGTTCGACCCCAATCCGGAGTTCGCTGGCATCCGCCTCGGGCAGGTGCGGCGTCTTGAGTGGCGCAATGCCTATGGTCTTGAAGCATGGGGCGATCTGGTGCTGCCGCCAGATTATCGGCCCGGAACGCGCCTGCCGATGGTTGTCGTCCAGTACCATAGCGACGGCTTCCTGCGCGGAGGGACCGGCGACGAATATCCGATCTTCCTGCTGGCGGAGCGCGGCTTCGCCGTGCTCAGCGTCGAGCGGGTGCCGTTCTTTGCGTCCGCCTTTCCGGACCTCAAGAGCTGGGATGCGATCATTGCCGTCAATCAGAAGGACTGGTCGGAGCGCCGCAGCCTGCTGTCCTCCGTCCTCACCGGCGTGAGATTGGCGATTGACCAGGGCTATGCCGATCTCAGGCGGGTCGGCATCACCGGGCTCAGCGATGGGGCGAGCACGGTCGCCTTCGCTCTGATCCATTCGGGAGTGTTCGCGGCGGCCGCGATGAGCACCTGCTGCACCGAGCCCAACACCACGATGACCTATGGCGGGATCGCCTGGGCGGACTGGCTGAGGAGCATCGGCTACCCTTCGGCGACCAGCGACGACCGCGCGTTCTGGCGCGATATGTCGCTCGCCCAGAATGCGGCGAGGATCGACACGCCATTGCTGATGCAGCTCTCGGATGTCGAGTTCCGGCTTGGGCTCGAGGCGTTCAGTGCGCTGCGTGAGCAGGGCAAGCCCGTCGAGATGTACGTCTTCCCCGACGAGGCGCACACCAAATGGCAGCCGGTGCATCGCCGCGCGGTGTACGAGCGCAATTTGGACTGGTTCTCGTTCTGGCTGCAGGGGCGGGAAGATGCCGGCTCGGCGAAAGGGGAGCAATATGCGCGCTGGCGCAGGATGCGGGAGGCGGCTCGCCAGCGACCCGAAGCTGCCGCTAATCCTGCGCGCGAGCCCAGGCCTCAGCGTCGACCAGTTCCATGA
- a CDS encoding GntR family transcriptional regulator, with protein MNSGATAERVYDAVKRRILSGIYRPGERIDAAALAQQLSSSATPVRDALHLLAGERLIETRAGDGFHVAQLDTPALRDLYAWSGQILLLALRKWNTAAAGIPGSDGLPAEAGERVGTAFAYIGSCTGNSEFQREISSVNDRLYAARMCESLLFKDWHKEISEIEAALARGIASELRRLVLSYHRRRQRSLMEIARILHKSVGT; from the coding sequence ATGAACTCCGGAGCAACCGCCGAACGCGTCTATGATGCAGTCAAGCGGCGGATCCTGTCCGGTATCTATCGGCCAGGAGAACGGATCGATGCAGCGGCGCTGGCGCAGCAGCTGAGCAGCAGCGCCACCCCCGTTCGCGACGCGCTTCACCTTCTCGCCGGCGAGCGCCTGATCGAGACGCGGGCTGGCGACGGCTTCCATGTCGCGCAACTCGACACGCCAGCGCTGCGCGATCTCTACGCCTGGAGCGGTCAAATTCTGCTGCTGGCGCTCAGGAAATGGAATACGGCTGCCGCAGGAATACCGGGCTCCGATGGCTTACCCGCCGAGGCAGGCGAACGCGTCGGCACCGCCTTCGCTTATATCGGATCATGCACCGGCAATTCGGAGTTTCAACGAGAGATCAGCTCGGTCAATGATCGCCTTTACGCGGCTCGCATGTGCGAGTCGCTCCTGTTCAAAGATTGGCACAAGGAAATCTCCGAAATCGAAGCCGCACTGGCGCGCGGAATTGCCTCAGAGTTGCGTCGACTTGTCCTGAGTTACCATCGGCGTCGGCAACGTTCGTTGATGGAGATCGCTCGGATTCTTCATAAATCCGTCGGGACCTGA
- a CDS encoding acyl-homoserine-lactone synthase: MLHVLQFDAQPTPDGVLRAMFAARKRVFVDLLKWDVPVLDGRYEIDQFDDEHACYLVLTDHRGGHLGSARLLPTTRPHLLDSLYDHLCSVTPPRGGDIWEVSRFCLDRGLRASERRAVRDTLVMALADHAFANGIARYTAIAEMGWFQQILTFGWRCRPLGLPQMTGGATLIALDIEITAETPGLLAAAGIVARPMLFAGAGRAAA; encoded by the coding sequence ATGCTGCATGTGCTTCAGTTCGATGCGCAGCCCACGCCGGACGGCGTGCTTCGTGCAATGTTCGCCGCGCGCAAGCGTGTATTCGTCGATCTGCTGAAGTGGGACGTGCCGGTCCTCGACGGCAGATATGAAATTGACCAATTCGACGACGAGCACGCCTGCTATCTGGTGCTCACCGATCACCGGGGTGGTCATCTCGGTTCGGCACGGTTGCTGCCGACCACCCGACCACACCTCCTCGACAGCCTCTACGATCACCTGTGCTCCGTCACGCCTCCGCGCGGGGGAGACATATGGGAAGTGAGTCGGTTCTGCCTCGACCGCGGCTTGCGGGCATCCGAGCGCCGCGCCGTGCGCGACACGCTGGTGATGGCGCTTGCCGATCATGCGTTCGCCAACGGTATCGCCCGCTACACCGCGATCGCCGAGATGGGCTGGTTCCAGCAGATTCTCACGTTCGGCTGGCGATGCCGGCCGCTCGGCCTGCCACAGATGACTGGCGGCGCAACGCTCATCGCGCTCGACATTGAGATCACCGCCGAAACGCCTGGCCTTCTCGCTGCCGCCGGCATTGTCGCGCGGCCTATGCTCTTCGCCGGCGCCGGTCGCGCCGCCGCCTGA